The following are encoded together in the Glycine max cultivar Williams 82 chromosome 8, Glycine_max_v4.0, whole genome shotgun sequence genome:
- the LOC100814780 gene encoding uncharacterized protein: MSGPPRVRSMNMAVTDADARPVLVPAGNKVLPAIDRRKPVMKSSPETEKKPVAHSPQCVSVTPPAISRRQEHHQAVLKSLSSMNASCSSDASSTDSSTHSSGASSSGKVARRVSVALRKKQVGPKTEKVSSDNVAGSDDADLSDSLEGKKRCAWVTPNTEPCYIVFHDKEWGVPVHNDRKLFELLSFSGALAELTWPTILSKRQLFREVFLDFDPSAVSRMNEKKIAAPGSPANSLLSELRLRSIIENGRQMCKVLKSLGPLTHLFGTL; encoded by the exons ATGTCGGGCCCACCCAGAGTTCGATCCATGAACATGGCCGTCACCGACGCTGACGCGCGCCCGGTGCTCGTCCCCGCCGGCAACAAGGTTCTCCCTGCCATCGACCGACGCAAGCCGGTGATGAAATCGTCGCCGGAGACGGAGAAGAAACCGGTGGCGCATTCGCCGCAATGCGTCTCCGTTACGCCGCCAGCTATTTCGCGGCGGCAGGAGCACCATCAGGCCGTGCTGAAAAGCCTGTCGTCGATGAACGCCTCCTGCTCTTCCGACGCGTCGTCGACGGATTCCTCCACTCACAGCAGCGGCGCGTCGTCGAGCGGGAAGGTAGCGCGTCGGGTTAGTGTGGCTTTAAGGAAGAAGCAGGTTGGTCCCAAGACGGAGAAGGTGAGTAGTGACAATGTGGCTGGTTCTGATGATGCTGATTTGAGTGATAGCTTGGAGGGCAAGAAAAGGTGTGCTTGGGTTACACCAAATACAG AGCCATGTTATATTGTTTTTCATGACAAAGAATGGGGAGTTCCTGTTCACAATGACAG GAAACTGTTTGAGTTGCTCAGCTTCTCTGGAGCCTTGGCTGAACTCACATGGCCTACTATTCTTAGCAAAAGGCAGTTGTTTCG GGAAGTCTTTTTGGATTTTGATCCAAGTGCTGTTTCTAGAATGAATGAGAAAAAGATAGCTGCACCTGGAAGTCCTGCCAACTCATTGCTATCAGAACTCAGGTTGCGATccataattgaaaatggacgTCAGATGTGTAAG GTATTGAAGAGTTTGGGTCCTTTGACACATTTATTTGGAACTTTGTGA
- the LOC100802136 gene encoding Photosynthetic NDH subunit of subcomplex B 1, chloroplastic-like (The RefSeq protein has 1 substitution compared to this genomic sequence), protein MAATYYLLPTSPKTFSPFLRNPPSIPSGHHVSLLGSLLDYPFHCSSRRGNNSVEANCNAKKKNPWLDPFDDGEDPEMEYGSLFADGKQEEDPRPPDDPDNPYGFLKFPSGYSVEIASLALKVRGDVGRCCCVISGGVYENLLFFPAIQLIKDRYPGVQIDVVASERGKQTYELNKNVRWANAYDPDDEFPEPAEYTDMVGVLKNRYYDMVLSTKLAGLGHAAFLFMTTARDRVSYIYPNVNAAGAGLLLSETFVPDSQNLSDGGYNMYHQMVDWLGKPFREVPRQPVPPLRVSISKKLKEVVEAKYEKAGAKKGKYVVIHGIKSDSKASMQSRGDPDSLLPIEVWAEIADVIRDVTPLFVIPHEKERENVEEIFSEDASIVFITTPGQLAALINDSAGVIATNTTAVQLANAREKPCIALFCSEEKGNKFVPRAEEKKCIIISSKTGKLIDIDVEAVKNAVQTFNLSPALV, encoded by the exons ATGGCTGCAACTTATTATTTACTGCCAACAAGTCCGAAAACTTTCTCACCTTTCCTCAGAAACCCACCTTCCATTCCTTCAGGTCATCATGTTTCACTGTTGGGTTCATTATTGGACTATCCATTCCATTGTTCCAGCAGAAGAGGAAACAATAGTGTTGAGGCCAATTGCAATGCAAAAAAGAAGAACCCTTGGTTAGACCCTTTTGATGATGGGGAGGATCCTGAGATGGAGTATGGTTCCTTGTTTGCAGATGGGAAGCAGGAGGAGGATCCTAGGCCACCTGATGACCCTGACAACCCTTATGGATTCTTGAAGTTCCCTTCTGGATATTCTGTGGAGATAGCATCCTTGGCATTGAAAGTGAGAGGGGATGTGAGGAGATGCTGCTGTGTGATATCTGGTGGTGTTTATGAGAACCTCTTGTTCTTTCCGGCTATTCAGCTGATCAAGGATAGGTACCCTGGTGTTCAGATTGATGTGGTGGCATCCGAGAGGGGGAAGCAGACCTATGAGTTGAATAAGAATGTGAGGTGGGCTAATGCTTATGACCCTGATGATGAGTTTCCAGAGCCTGCTGAGTATACTGATATGGTTGGAGTTCTAAAG AATAGGTACTATGACATGGTCTTAAGCACCAAATTGGCAGGCCTTGGCCATGCAGCATTTTTGTTTATGACAACTGCCCGAGATAGAGTTAGCTATATCTACCCAAATGTGAATGCCGCAGGAGCAGGATTACTTCTATCTGAAACATTCGTCCCAGATAGTCAAAATCTCTCAGACGGAGGATATAATAT GTACCATCAGATGGTTGACTGGCTAGGAAAACCATTTCGAGAAGTTCCAAGACAACCAGTGCCACCACTTAGGGTATCAATCTCAAAGAAGTTGAAGGAGGTTGTTGAGGCAAAATACGAAAAAGCAGgtgcaaaaaaaggaaaatatgttgTCATTCACGGTATAAAATCAGATTCAAAGGCCTCCATGCAGTCTAGGGGTGATCCTGATAGCTTGCTACCCATTGAAGTGTGGGCTGAAATTGCTGACGTTATAAG GGATGTTACGCCACTTTTTGTCATTCCGCatgaaaaagaaagggaaaatgtGGAGGAAATATTTTCAGAAGATGCATCTATTGTCTTCATCACCACCCCTGGACAG CTAGCTGCTCTTATTAATGACTCAGCTGGAGTGATAGCTACAAATACAACTGCTGTTCAGCTTGCAAATGCACGCGAGAAACCTTG TATTGCACTATTTTGCTCTGAAGAGAAGGGAAACAAGTTTGTTCCGCGGGCTGAAGAGAAGAAATGTATTATAATATCATCCAAGACAGGAAAGTTAATAGATATTGATGTTGAGGCTGTAAAAAACGCAGTTCAAACATTCAATTTGTCTCCAGCTTTAGTATAG
- the PLMT gene encoding phospholipid N-methyltransferase — protein sequence MGIAAAIGLLSPFPFYYCLWIWPQWWVDLCGRGREARDPSKVMAYVSYFLKLVQFISLFYVSSFHWPPPFYFWPLIAFGQFLNFRVYQLLGETGTYYGVRFGKTIPWVTEFPFGVIKDPQYVGSIMSILACFSWVPFQYILLWVLGYVFMMHVESKEDPSTRAKPLH from the exons ATGGGGATTGCGGCGGCTATTGGATTGTTGTCACCGTTTCCGTTCTATTACTGCCTCTGGATTTGGCCACAGTGGTGGGTGGACTTGTGTGGCAGAGGCCGAGAGGCCCGAGATCCATCTAAGGTTATGGCTTACGTTTCTTACTTCTTGAAGCTCGTTCAGTTCATCTCCCTCTTCTATGTTTCTTCTTTCCACTGGCCTCCTCCTTTCTACTTCTGGCCCCTCATTGCCTTTGGCCAATTCCTAAATTTCAg GGTTTATCAGCTACTTGGTGAGACTGGCACATACTATGGTGTACGCTTTGGAAAAACAATTCCCTGGGTAACTGAATTCCCTTTTGGTGTCATCAAAGATCCTCAGTACGTTGGCAGCATCATGAGCATTCTTGCATGCTTTTCGTGGGTTCCTTTTCAATACATTCTCCTTTGGGTTTTAGGATATGTGTTTATGATGCATGTGGAATCAAAGGAAGATCCATCTACTCGTGCCAAGCCACTCCATTGA